GGGAGTGCTCCGTTACGTGAGCCGAAAAGAATCTTGTCGTATCCGGCTGCAAAAACCTGATTTTATGGATTATATCATGTCGTATAATCCAGTGCTTTTCTGTCTGAACGATACTCATCGGGCAACAGATAAAGATCGTGAGAGGGTGAAGCCCTTTTTAGAAGCTCTCTTTCCTGAAAAATCGGGTTATGAACTGTAGGATAGAGACAATATTACAATTCAAAGCTCGACTTTTCTGGGAGAATACTTTCAAAAGATGCTTTTAATTCTTTGAGCTTTTTATCGTAGTTCCGAATATGTATGTTGTCATTTAAGCAGACAAGTTTGTATTTTTGTTCGCGGACAGCACGGATTGCTTTTTTAGATTTCAAAATAAGAGGGAACATCTTTGTGTCTTGATAGGTGTTGTAGGGTAGGAATTTTGAAGTGCAAATTTGCCAGGTCTTGAATAATTCAGGTGTAAGGTCGGAAGAACTTCTGAACCTGTTTTTCGACATTTCGGTCAATTCCTTTCCACAATTATCCCAAACTTCATGAAACGTAGATTTTAGAAAAGGCTGCGCATTGTGCGGGGTTCGCAGTGTCACAAACTTATTGTATGGTTTTAGCAGATATGCTAACCTTCTCCTTTTGCCGTACGATTCATGAAACCATTTATCGTAATCCCTTTTTAAAACCTCTTTTTTATCAAAAAACTTATTGATCAGTCTGATGTTATTCTTCAGCATCTTACCAAACTGAGAACGTCCAAAGTTAGTGCGAAAAGTGGCAATGTCTTTAGGAAGTCCATTTTCGAAGAAACGAGTTGCAGGGGTATGGTCTGTTACAAAAAAATCATCGTTAAAATAGACAAATTGTTCCGCTAAATCGGGGATTTTATGCAAATAAATTTCTATCAAATTTGAATTGAATACAGGTAGATATTGTTCAGGAATAAAATCTTCGTGATTAACTATATGCAGCTTTGAATGATTCTCATTTAGCCATTCTGGTTTTTGTCCGCAGGTGACAAAATGAATTTTTCGTACCCAAGGGGTAAATTTTTCTATTCCCCTGAACCAGTATTTTAGTAGCCCATAGTCTCTGAATCTAGCTTCTGACAACTCATTTACCGTGTTGTCTATTTTCCCCGAATAGATGGCAAAATCTTTTTGCCATCTCGGGTCATTCATATCTACCCAGGTTATTACAAAATCAATTTCCACTTCTTTGTTTTAAGAATTCAGGCGAAAGAATAAAAAATACCAACAAATCGTGAGGTTGTTGGAATAGTTTTCTGCTGACAGTTTATTTAATTTGTTTTGAATTTAAATTTGATGCCTGCCAGTTCTTCGTTAGCTTGAGTGATTTTACTCTTCAGGTCCTCTTTGTAGGTTGCCAATTTTTGCCGGAGTGATTCATCTCCAGTTGCGATCATCTGCAACGCAAGAATAGCGGCGTTAAGTGATCCGTTAATGCCAACAGTGGCAACCGGGATTCCCGGAGGCATTTGCACGATGGCAAGCAGTGCGTCCATACCGTCCAGTGAAGCTTTTATAGGGACGCCGATAACGGGAAGTGTGGTCATTGACGCAATTACACCCGGCAAATGGGCCGCCATCCCAGCTGCTGCTATTATAACCTTTATTCCCCGTTTTTCGGCATTCCTGGCAAATTGCTCAACAGCTTCGGGTGTGCGATGTGCAGAAAGTGCGTTTATTTCGAACGGAACTTCCATTTCGTCAAAAAAACAGGCAGCCTTTTCCATGACGGGTAAGTCGGAAGTACTGCCCATTATTATACTTATTATTGGATCCATCTGTTTACTGTCCTATGAGGGCTTTGTACGCATCACTTGAGAGAAGCTCATTGAGATCGGCTTCCTCTTCGATAGTTACTTTTACGATCCATCCTTCTCCGTAGGGATCTTGGTTTACCAGTTCAGGTTGGTCATCCAGCTTGGGATTGACTTCAAGTACCTCGCCGGTTATGGGCATCAAAAGATCAGAAACGGTTTTTACTGCCTCAATACTGCCAAAAACGGCTCCTTTGTCAACCTTTTCTCCTTCTGTTGTGATATCAACAAAAACAATTTCTCCCAGTTCGCTTTGTGCGAAATCGGAAATGCCGATGTAAGCCTCGTTTCCGTCAACTTTCACCCATTCATGGTCGCTTGAATACTTTAAATTTTCAGGAAAATTCATAGAAGTTATTTTTTTAATGTGAGTGGTTTTAATTGTAGGGTAAAAATACTATATATTTTCTTTACTGCAAAATCTTTTTAAGTAAAGGGATACAGCACTAAATATGCGTTCCGATCCATACAAAGAGAAAAGAAATGATAAATCCGAGGAAAAACCCTCCGACAACCTGTCCGAAAGTATGTCTTCGTAATATTAATCTCGATACGCCAACCAATCCAGCTACGGTGAAAAGTGCCATGAACAGGTAAAAGGGATTGGATTTTTCAATGAAATAACTTACCGACATTACCCCCCCCAGCAAACCGCCGATACCGAACATATGAGCGCTAATTTTCCACCAAATGGTAATGAATATAGCGATGAGGATAACCGCAATGGAAGAAGCAACAAGCATAAGAAACCATCCAGGCATTCCAATCCGGTAATAGTAAAATATCATAACGAGGTAAGAAACCAACACAATGGAATAGGGGATAAAACGTTCCTTTCGGATCTTGAGTGACAGGTCGGAAATTAATTTCAATTTGTATACCGCGTAGATAAGGATACCGGGAACCGCAAATGAAAAAAGAATCACAGGTGCCATTATTGTCCAAAACTGATTGGCAAACAATAATTTGAAATGCGTGTAAACAAAAAGCAGTAAAATACTGTATACAGGCATTAATAACGGCTGGAAAACTGACGATATAATTCGGGCAAATTGATTCATTGCTGGGTTATGCTTTTGAAACGGCAAAGTTAAATTTTTTTTCTTAAACGTGCCACAGGAATATTCAACTGTTCGCGATATTTTGCGACTGTTCGACGGGCAATGATGTACCCTTTATTGTTCAACAGTGCGGTCAGCTGCTCGTCGGTAAGCGGTTTGGAGGGATTCTCGTTTTCAATGCACTCCTTCAGGAGAGATTTTACTTCGCGAGACGATACATCTTCTCCTGCTTCGTTTTGCATCGCTTCGGAAAAGAAAAACTTCAGTGGATAAACGCCGTTATTGGTTTGTACGTATTTACTGTTGCTTACCCGGGATATGGTGGATATGTCGAACCCTGTTTTTTGGGCAATGTCTTTAAGGATCATGGGTTTGAGCATTGTCTCGTCTTCTGTGACGAAAAAATCGTATTGAAAATTTACAATGGCCTCCATGGTTCTCTGCAGCGTGTTTTGCCGTTGTCGGACTGCATCGATAAACCATTTTGCCGAATCTACCTTTTGTTTCATAAACAAAACGGCTTGCTTGGCATCGTTGCTCATACTCTCTTTGTTTTGAGCGTATCCTTGCAGCATTTCGGAAAAATCGCGGTTTATTTTTAACTCCGGGATATTTTTGTTGTTCAGGTACATGCTGATTTCACCGTTGTAAGACTCCACGATAAAGTCAGGGGTAATGTTGCTCATGGCCACTTCTATTGAATCACCCAAAGCACTGCCGGGCTTGGGGTTGAGTGAAACTATCTCATGGATGGCATCGCGTAAGTCGTCTTGTGAAATATTTAGTTGACGCATGATTTTCTCGTAGTGTTTACGCGAAAACTCTTCGAAATAATTGGAAATAATTTCCAGCGCCAACCTATTTCCCTTTGTAGGCTCGTTCCGTTGCAACTGAAGCCTGAGGCATTCCTGCAAATCACTTGCTCCAACACCTGCGGGGTCGAGATCCTGGAT
This portion of the Petrimonas sulfuriphila genome encodes:
- the gcvH gene encoding glycine cleavage system protein GcvH produces the protein MNFPENLKYSSDHEWVKVDGNEAYIGISDFAQSELGEIVFVDITTEGEKVDKGAVFGSIEAVKTVSDLLMPITGEVLEVNPKLDDQPELVNQDPYGEGWIVKVTIEEEADLNELLSSDAYKALIGQ
- the rpoN gene encoding RNA polymerase factor sigma-54, with protein sequence MALRQQQELKQTQKLSPLQMQVIKLVELNSVELEDKIKQELEDNPALEEGNEELNPESSDEFPESEDNLSEEDIVLGDYFSEEDIPDYQLNKSHRKSEPDFIEATYSDDKSLNEILLEQIGLRQLNARDQKIAEYIIGNLDENGYLQRSLQAISDDLLFQQNLDVPETNLQSILEIIQDLDPAGVGASDLQECLRLQLQRNEPTKGNRLALEIISNYFEEFSRKHYEKIMRQLNISQDDLRDAIHEIVSLNPKPGSALGDSIEVAMSNITPDFIVESYNGEISMYLNNKNIPELKINRDFSEMLQGYAQNKESMSNDAKQAVLFMKQKVDSAKWFIDAVRQRQNTLQRTMEAIVNFQYDFFVTEDETMLKPMILKDIAQKTGFDISTISRVSNSKYVQTNNGVYPLKFFFSEAMQNEAGEDVSSREVKSLLKECIENENPSKPLTDEQLTALLNNKGYIIARRTVAKYREQLNIPVARLRKKI
- a CDS encoding stealth family protein, giving the protein MEIDFVITWVDMNDPRWQKDFAIYSGKIDNTVNELSEARFRDYGLLKYWFRGIEKFTPWVRKIHFVTCGQKPEWLNENHSKLHIVNHEDFIPEQYLPVFNSNLIEIYLHKIPDLAEQFVYFNDDFFVTDHTPATRFFENGLPKDIATFRTNFGRSQFGKMLKNNIRLINKFFDKKEVLKRDYDKWFHESYGKRRRLAYLLKPYNKFVTLRTPHNAQPFLKSTFHEVWDNCGKELTEMSKNRFRSSSDLTPELFKTWQICTSKFLPYNTYQDTKMFPLILKSKKAIRAVREQKYKLVCLNDNIHIRNYDKKLKELKASFESILPEKSSFEL
- the purE gene encoding 5-(carboxyamino)imidazole ribonucleotide mutase — translated: MDPIISIIMGSTSDLPVMEKAACFFDEMEVPFEINALSAHRTPEAVEQFARNAEKRGIKVIIAAAGMAAHLPGVIASMTTLPVIGVPIKASLDGMDALLAIVQMPPGIPVATVGINGSLNAAILALQMIATGDESLRQKLATYKEDLKSKITQANEELAGIKFKFKTN